One Curtobacterium sp. BH-2-1-1 genomic region harbors:
- a CDS encoding universal stress protein — protein MDERWTTVTLAADAAKPHEEALHWVTSRVGTGIERIRVIGVDPAIEGRTGPDGKRVADALADAARTAMPDVRVEVRRHAGPFAAALVEESDGGDLLVVGTFRGRRGSTAGGDPARVAERAAVPTVVVPEGPHPIDGDVVLAVEEPIDERALAIAVDEAHRLHRRVTLLRAWEMPVLTRTGLTDFAEDPMRWRTRNAELLQRVTTDLTARYPGVRFHPLLVEGHPGHAIAAHTRRASLVVLGLGHVTALSGSVLHDVLRETASPVCVVPRAAHGAHDVGSAEVPAATGQPARSRAAAATRFVR, from the coding sequence ATGGACGAACGGTGGACGACGGTCACACTGGCCGCCGACGCGGCGAAGCCGCACGAGGAAGCCCTGCACTGGGTCACGTCCCGGGTCGGCACGGGCATCGAACGCATCCGGGTCATCGGCGTGGACCCGGCGATCGAAGGGCGCACCGGACCCGACGGTAAGCGCGTGGCCGACGCCCTGGCGGACGCTGCCCGCACCGCGATGCCCGACGTCCGGGTCGAGGTGCGTCGGCACGCCGGGCCCTTCGCCGCGGCACTCGTCGAGGAGTCGGACGGTGGCGACCTGCTCGTCGTCGGGACCTTCCGCGGCCGGCGCGGTTCGACGGCGGGTGGGGACCCGGCCCGGGTCGCCGAACGTGCAGCGGTGCCGACGGTCGTCGTGCCGGAGGGACCGCACCCGATCGACGGCGACGTCGTCCTCGCGGTCGAGGAGCCGATCGACGAACGCGCCCTCGCGATCGCCGTCGACGAGGCGCACCGACTCCACCGTCGCGTGACGCTCCTGCGTGCCTGGGAGATGCCGGTGCTGACCCGCACGGGCCTCACGGACTTCGCCGAGGACCCGATGCGGTGGCGCACCAGGAACGCCGAGCTGCTGCAGCGGGTCACGACGGACCTGACCGCTCGGTACCCCGGCGTCCGGTTCCACCCGCTGCTCGTCGAGGGGCACCCGGGGCACGCGATCGCCGCGCACACCCGCCGTGCCTCGCTCGTCGTGCTCGGCCTCGGGCACGTGACGGCGCTCTCGGGGTCGGTGCTGCACGACGTCCTGCGGGAGACGGCGTCGCCGGTGTGCGTGGTCCCACGGGCGGCGCACGGCGCACACGACGTCGGCAGCGCGGAGGTCCCCGCCGCGACCGGTCAGCCGGCGAGGTCGCGCGCGGCGGCGGCCACGCGCTTCGTGAGGTAG
- a CDS encoding NUDIX domain-containing protein has translation MVLSAGLLLYRDDDAGVQVWIAHMGGPFWRNRPRAWSIPKGIVEGDEDPLDTARREFAEEIGVAAPDGPVTDLGEVRQASGKRVRVFAVDAPGFSVDRVRSNTALIELPRGSGRFVEVPEVDDARWVPIDEAWSMVVAGQVAALDRLTAE, from the coding sequence GTGGTGTTGAGCGCTGGACTCCTGCTGTACCGGGACGACGACGCCGGCGTGCAGGTCTGGATCGCGCACATGGGCGGGCCGTTCTGGCGGAACCGCCCGCGCGCGTGGTCGATCCCGAAGGGGATCGTCGAGGGGGACGAGGACCCGCTCGACACCGCACGGCGCGAGTTCGCCGAGGAGATCGGGGTCGCCGCACCGGACGGACCGGTGACCGACCTCGGCGAGGTGCGACAGGCGTCCGGCAAGCGCGTGCGGGTGTTCGCGGTCGACGCCCCCGGCTTCTCGGTCGATCGGGTGCGGTCGAACACGGCGCTGATCGAGCTGCCGCGGGGCTCCGGACGGTTCGTCGAGGTGCCGGAGGTCGACGACGCACGCTGGGTCCCGATCGACGAGGCGTGGTCGATGGTCGTCGCGGGACAGGTCGCGGCGCTGGACCGGCTGACCGCGGAGTGA
- a CDS encoding SGNH/GDSL hydrolase family protein yields MVAAFVVLAGSVAGGGAASAAPMWPVPQPYPVTGVPAETLADIPPGSEYVALGDSYSAGYGLSDPTHLPTSACGQSAQDYPHRIAARFGLALTDVTCGGATSDDVTSGFQFKGVPPQIRSLSERTRLVTLTIGGNDADLFGTAASCLALSAKGPVFSGRDAPSCRSTLVTDGEDLLGTKIESRVALGIADTLAAVKEAAPNATIVFLGYPAIFPDADHTPKGGCFRSALDLGTLAGSFPTNSYPFTNTDVRYLHGVQEALNDVSASAARAAGVRFVDVFSSTQAHSACATKKPYVSGVSLDGTGDLRRIDLEPGALHPNTRGVAYLTKRVAAAARDLAG; encoded by the coding sequence GTGGTGGCGGCCTTCGTCGTGCTCGCCGGATCGGTCGCGGGTGGTGGTGCGGCGTCGGCTGCACCGATGTGGCCGGTCCCGCAGCCCTACCCGGTGACCGGTGTGCCGGCGGAGACGCTCGCGGACATCCCGCCGGGCAGCGAGTACGTCGCGCTCGGCGACTCGTACTCCGCGGGGTACGGGCTGTCCGACCCGACGCACCTGCCGACGAGTGCGTGCGGGCAGTCCGCCCAGGACTACCCGCACCGCATCGCCGCGCGCTTCGGGCTCGCCCTCACCGACGTCACGTGCGGCGGCGCCACGAGCGACGACGTCACGAGCGGCTTCCAGTTCAAGGGTGTGCCCCCGCAGATCCGGTCGCTGTCCGAACGCACCCGCCTGGTGACGCTGACGATCGGTGGGAACGACGCCGACCTCTTCGGCACCGCGGCGTCCTGCCTCGCGCTCTCGGCGAAGGGCCCGGTGTTCTCCGGCCGCGACGCACCCTCGTGCCGGAGCACGCTCGTGACCGACGGCGAGGACCTGCTCGGCACGAAGATCGAGTCCCGCGTCGCCCTCGGCATCGCCGACACCCTCGCCGCGGTCAAGGAGGCCGCGCCGAACGCGACGATCGTCTTCCTCGGGTACCCGGCGATCTTCCCGGACGCCGACCACACGCCGAAGGGCGGCTGCTTCCGGTCCGCCCTCGACCTCGGGACGCTCGCGGGGTCCTTCCCGACGAACTCGTACCCGTTCACGAACACCGACGTGCGGTACCTGCACGGCGTGCAGGAGGCGCTGAACGACGTCTCGGCGTCGGCGGCACGAGCAGCCGGGGTCCGGTTCGTGGACGTGTTCTCGTCCACCCAGGCGCACTCGGCGTGCGCGACGAAGAAGCCTTACGTGTCGGGCGTCTCGCTCGACGGCACCGGCGACCTGCGGCGGATCGACCTCGAGCCGGGAGCCCTGCACCCGAACACGCGGGGCGTCGCCTACCTCACGAAGCGCGTGGCCGCCGCCGCGCGCGACCTCGCCGGCTGA